From Gouania willdenowi unplaced genomic scaffold, fGouWil2.1 scaffold_309_arrow_ctg1, whole genome shotgun sequence, a single genomic window includes:
- the LOC114459379 gene encoding kelch-like protein 10: MDKSYVRRNVLNNEVVKTNPESHVLVYETLKVMPKPSLLCSESGIINTLFCRRLPNAVLLMFRFFSETIEAFDYRTNSWITVHTHPSLEDSMTHLFLYSTVFLGRCFYIVGGGLSWTNPFNRVWRFNLVTHTWQEMSPMQESRDSLSVTVLKGCIYAVGGFRNRTSLRTAERYQPNINQWTFIASMNERRSLASCTTLNNKIYICGGQSYRELKTAEYYNPDTNQWTLITPMGTPRCGLGVVAYMGHIFAVGGRCGFRPLRSAEAYNPVTNTWYNVSEMVHTHSYFGIAVMNRRIFVVSCRRGNKFVECYDKTTNTWSVVFSGTDHSEYDWVSCCVISRLPNMAEYCSPREPIIPRTQV; this comes from the coding sequence atggacaaaagttacgtCAGAcgcaatgtgcttaacaatgaagtggtaaaaacaaaccctgagtcccacgtCTTGGTCTATGAGACCCTTAAAGTCATGCCtaaaccttcgttactctgctctgagtctgggatcatcaacaccttgttttgccgtcgtttgccaaacgccgtcttactgatgtttagattcTTTTCTGAGActatagaggcctttgactacagaactaacagctggatcacagttcacactcatcccagtctggaagattccatgactcacttattcctctacagcactgtcttccttggtagatgcttctacattgttgGTGGTGGTTTAAGTTGGACCAACCCCtttaacagagtgtggaggtttaacctagtcacacacacttggcaggagatgtcaccaatgcaggagtcacgggACTCTTTGAGTGTTACtgtgctaaagggatgcatctacgCTGTGGGAGGCTTCAGGAATCGTACCTCactaagaactgctgaacgctaccagcccaacatcaaccagtggacgttcattgcatcaatgaatgaaaggAGGAGCTTAGCCAGCTGCActacactgaacaacaagatttacatatgtggaggacagAGTTATAGAGAACTGAAAACTGCTGaatattacaacccagacaccaaccagtggacactgatcactcctatgggaacacctcggtgtgGACTTGGAGttgttgcatatatgggccatatttttgcagttggaggcagaTGTGGATTCAGAcctctgaggtctgctgaggcttataacccagtgaccaacacctggtacaaTGTctctgaaatggtccacacacacagttactttggcattgcagtgatgaacagaCGGATCTTTGTTGTCTCGTGTAGGAGAGGAAACAAatttgttgagtgctatgacaagactacaaatacttggtctgtggtattttctggcacgGACCACAGCGAGTATGATTGGGTGagttgctgtgtgatttctagacttcccaacatggctgagtactgttcacctcgtgaacccatcatacccaggacacaggtctaa